AAATTAAAGAATAGAATAGGCTTTACTTGGGATCAAAGCTAAACGCCATGATAACTTCGCCACAGCGAGGCACTGATATCTCGGCATGCTTATGCATAAGTTGAGCACATGTGTGGAATTCCAACGACTTGCAGTGGCGTCGAAGCCTAAAGTGCCAACAGAACTCGTTTCAAGCGATAATGCGTGTGCGGGAGCACCAGCAAGCAAAGGCGTCTGCACATGCCATTACAACGAACCTTAGGTGTCGTCCTTCGACGCGGATTGCGAGATAAGGGGGTTTACCTGAGGCCTCACACTTACGTGTATCTTTCGCGACGGGTGCAGGTGCGCGTGGCTACAACAGTCAAGGAAAGTTCATTTATGCTGGCCATTGACTTGATTTAGCAATGGCGTGAATTCTTCCATCGCGCGCTGCATGTAGGTCATAATTAAAGATAACGAAGCTGCTGTTCCGTACGCAGTGGCAACCGATATTTAAGTCACTCGGAGAAGGCGTTGCCAGCCTTGTACACTCTTCATTACTTCAGACGGTTTACTGCATTTCTTTTCACCGTCTTTTTGACTCTCTTTCGCCGGCGTTTCAGGGACTTGCAAGTTGTGGCACTGCATCAACATGGAACTTACCACAGAACGCTTGTAAATCAGGTGGCGAATGTCGGTGCGCATTTTAAAATCTCTAAGTCAAAACTATGCCTACAACCGAGGACAAAAACAAGCTCGTGTTCGGAATATCTTCTTTTACGTAATTCTCGTCTTCTCAATTTAGCGTTGGCGAATTGCCGAACCACTTCGATGTCGACGTCGAATAGCTACCTTGAATACTAATATAGTCTGTCCCATAATGAGCATGAGACATGGTGCGTTTTTCAGCCGTAGCAGGCGGAGAACAAGGGCATGAGGCGATAGGGTAAAAAAGCTGAGATAAAGTGTCTCAGACATGTTACCTTCGGCAAAGGGGAGAGCAATGTCAAGTTGATACAAAACGCGAGTAGATGTGCCCACCTAATTACAATAGACACTGTGTCTTTGGGCCTTGTTTTAAACTCTCCAATGCGTCAGAAATGAATTTCATCAGACACTCTATACGTCAGGATAGAGATAACCACAGGCCACCACGGCCAATCGGAAATTCAGAAAATatttatgttatatatatatataaacgttagttaaatatatatatatatatatatatatatatatatatatatatatatatatatatatatataactaacgtttatatatatatataacataaatATTTTCTGAATTATATATATTTCTATATATATAATttctatattatatatatatatatatatatatatatatatatatatatatatatatatatatatatatatatatatatatatatttcaatccCCATCGCGGTTCTAGAGACGTTTCGGAGTAACGAAAGCGTAAGAAACTATTGCATCGTGTGGTAATGCCAGCACGCACACTTAGTGCGTTGCACCTAAACTTCTGTAATTTTGATCCTCAGTACTGGCCAGTTCACTGCGTACAGCCAAGGTGCATGTGAGCACAAATGACATTCATTGGCCACATCTAGAGTATGCTTGCGGTTTTAGGTGCTGTTGATTGCCGCTGCCGCCACCACCGCCTTTGCTGGTTATGCCCGGCCGGCTGCCGCTCCAGCTGTCGCAGCTCCCGTTCTCGCCGCAGCTCCAGCGCCTGTTCTTGTCCAGGTAAGCTTTGTCACGGCGTGACACTTGAGCGTTCTCCATAATTTGCTTCCTCTACAGTGACTACCTTCTTCCATTTCTCGTACTATGTTCGATAACCAGCGAAGCGTGAAACTCCAGCAGTATTTTATTACGCGCTGCAGGATGCTTAATACGAAAAGCGCCGAGCCTCACTTTACCTGTTTCCCGTATTTTTTTACCCGTCTCAAGCCAGCGCACCCGTACAGCTTCGGCTACGACTCCAAGGATGAGTTCGGCACCCATCAGTACCGCAACGAAGTGAGCGATTCGGCCAACCAAAAGCGCGGCAACTACGGCTACAAGGACGCCGGCGGAGTCTTCAGACAAGTCGACTACGTGGCCGACGGCGCGGGCTTCCGGGCCAACGTGTACACCAACGAGCCGGGCACGGCACCGTCGGCGCCCGCGgccgccgcctacaccgctcctGCAGCCGCCCCCGTGGCTgccgcgcccgtggcaaggcCTCCTCCCCCTGCTGCTCCCGTTGTGGCCGCGGCTTCGTACAGGCCCGTGGTCAGACCTGCTCCCGTGGCCTTCCCGGCTCCCCCGCCGGCTCCCCTGGTCTACGGACCCGCTCCCGTGGCCAAGGCTGTGCCAGCGCCGTACCCAGCGGTGTTCCACGCGCCGGCTCCCTACTGGGCGCACCCGGCTCCCGCTGCAGCGCCAGTCGTCCACTCCGTCGCACCCGTCGTGCCGGCGGCTCCGGCTGTGCCGGCCCCCGCACCTGTGCTACCGGCACCAGTTCACTATGGCCCGCCGGCGCCGCTTCACTATGCCGCACCGGCACCACTTCACTATGGCGTGCGGCCGCCAGTCGCCCTGACAGCTCCGGGGCCCGCACCGCTCGGGGTGGCACACGCGCACTACGTTCACTACTATTAGGACACCCTGACGGACTCTCTGGGACGTCCTGaatcttcattccatcgttcACTTCATTaccaagctcttttttttttgtcaagtgatgACGGAAGGAGGTCCGCATGCTTGTCGTGCGCCGGAAAGCTATGAATGTGGAGAACGCGTTTCTCAGCTTAGAATAAATTGTGTCGCCGACGAAATGAAGAAATGTAATGGAAAGTGGTCCTCAAGACTATATTAAGACTCAAGGCTTCGCCATTTCGAGAACTTTTCTAGCGACATGGAGACTGTATGAGAAGGTGTCGTACTTAAAAGCATGCAGTGAAGTAAGCGCAGTGCGAAGCATTACATCACCAAAAGCGCTGTCACGTAGCCCTTTATACGCTGCGCGTTTGTTTGAATGATTCGTGACCAGCTCACCGAAATTTCCATTTCTTTTAGGCAcagactttttttttatatcccAATGGTGCTAAGCTGTGATTACTCTGCAGCTTTGACATACTCATGCAGTGACGAGGCTCAGGCGATCTTTGAAGAAATTCCGCGCGAGTTGACGCTGGCCGCCAGGTGGAGTCTTGGTTCTTCAGCTATTGCCAAGTGCTGCTGAAAGCAATATCATAGCGGATGTCGATGCAAAAACTGCACAGACGTATAACATGTTATCATTGACTTCATTGCATTCGTTGCTGTCGAAGTGGTCTTCCTTTATTGCTTTTCTCGTGACAAAAAAAATCATGATTGATATTATTGAGCCGATTATCAGTGGCAAGACCTCAGAATGTTTCTGTTCCAATGAAAGAGAAGATGTAAAAGAGTTAATAATATCTGCAAGATGAGCAGCATTTCCTCAGACCACGAACATCGTACACTGAAGTTGAATTTGCGGCTGAGGAATCAGCGCTGCATGCAATATTTCTTCGTTAATCATACGAGCACATCGAACAAGCAAACACTACTTTGTCTGAACAGCACATTACAGTCTGTGTATTCAAGAATAAGCACATTTCTGGGTGTAGTTTTCTGCGCTGTGTTCTAGTCTAACAACTATTGCTCATAGAAAACAAAGTGTTATAAATGTAATAATACTGCTTTTCTTCGGTAAAACTGTTTTCTTCGCAACGAAGGATGTCAGTACATTTTGAAGCGGTCTTTGTCTCCTGGACACAGAAGCCAGTTGCACAAAAACACGCTCTCTTTTAATTGTATTTGCTTGGTGCGGTCTCCGAGATTATTAAACAGCATGGAGTCCCGAGGTTCTCGTTGTAAGAAGCAGTTTGTTATTCATTATTGTTCCTGTTTCAGAATGCACATAATTATGTATATTGCGCTCATTTTAATAAAAGAGCTGACATAGACATGTTCACTTTGTCTGCTTTCTCTTAAACCGTCTTGTTAACAAAACCATGGCTGATGGTTTCAACAACCGTAGGAATTAAGCAATTAAGGTTACGGAATCTCCCTCTCCACAAAGATTTGACGCATAGAATAGCCTGAGCCTGGAGTGTGCCCAGAATTTATCGTGCCATACAATGGTTCCTTTTCTATATAGTATATGCATATGACCAGCAGCCAGGCAAAATAAGTATATCCTCGATAACCAGGGCTTTAAGATGGCATATTTAAAGTAGGAATGCATGCAAGGTTTTGTCACCGCTTCCCGGggaaaacatgttaaagaaagcacactacgGGATATGTGGAAGAAACCAAGCGTGTTCCATTGGGGATATAGTCTTCCGAAAGCTTGGGTATGTTTTCTGTTGCCATTCATTCGACATTTAGCCAAGGCAGTTAAACAGATTAATAATAGCTAGTCAGAATGGTGCaagttcgtatatatatatatatatatatatatatatatatatatatatatatatataataggtaATGTTTTCATGCTTGACGATCATGTCATACATTGCGAAATAAAATTGCGGTGCCTGCAGTCTCACGTCGCGCGTGCGCAGAACCTGTGCTTTCTAAGCAAGCTTTAAAGTAATAACTCTATGCTACATGGTTCACTGATCTACGGCCCACACAAACGAATCTTGACAATAGGAGTCGATAAACACCCATATATGACGGCGTAGACATAAGGTCAATTTTGTTCCCTTTTAAGAACTTCTCAAACTCTAGAACAATCATGTATCAATGAAGCCCTCAAGTTGTTTACCTGGTTCAATCGTTGCACTATCGTAGAACCCTAACTGGGAAAATCAAAACATTAGTGCTCAATTCTAAACTCTCGATCACCTCTACGGGGCTGCAGTGAGCACAGCCAAACTCAATTCGAAGTAGCGCACGGCAAGGGACGCTATATCACTAACGGGGACACTCAAGGAAGCTACTAAACTGAACCCAAAAGTTGTTCGCACTTGCATGTATTCTCCTATCTTTAGGCCAGAACCTAATGCGGCTCGTGTCTCACTAGAACTGATGGATCTTGCATATTCTCCCCATAGCAGAACCTATATTGAACGTTACCGCCTTACACGCGCCATCCATTGGTGTGCATGCCCTCAactccattgtttttttttttttagaaagctgCGTACCTTCGTTGCTTTACTTTCAAATGACCAGCTCTCATATCGCAGAGAACTACATTAAAGACAGCAGAGAAACATCAAATTGTCTTTTCATATAATTCATCAACACACCTAATGATTTTTATCACGTCATATTCAAACTTTTCGCCGCAAAATTCGCTGGCCCCAAGGTATTGGGGCACCTGAACTATAATCAAATGTCCTGGAATTATTGTACTACTTTATGACATTTTTCCTTTGTGCGATAAACAGTTTTCTCAGAATAGACACGTCTACGAAGGCACCTGATGCATGCATCAACAGTTGAGGTTGTGCTGCATAAGCTTTGCTTTCGTATCCTGAATTGTACTGGATGTGTTGTAGTTGTCGTGTTCATCACAACAGTGCTTCGCCCGCGCCAAACGTATCGGTGCAATCCACTTCTTTGTCGAAACTACGAGAACACAGAAATTATGACTATAATGAATGCTGGGAACGAATGCGGGCCTTATGTGCTTGAATACGGTTCAGAGGCGAAGCGACATTGGCCAACGTCAGTGAAACCTTCAGAAAATAATCTTGCCACGTAATAAGATGACAAACAAGCTCAACATTACATTCTTGATTTGGGCTAAAATCGCATGCGTTTCTTATGGCATAAAAGTTAATATAAGTCTTGTGCTTTCCACACCGAGTGATGTACGACCTAAACGATCGTACCCAGAATGGGAAAGGAGTGCCTTAGGGGCCCTCCTAAGTCACCATCCTAACTGCACGCAAATCTCTCCGCCAACCAATGTTGATACGCTCCTTGCAAGCACTGCCGGACACTGCATATTGCGGGTACGCTCGTAAGGAAAAACTGACCTCTCGCTTTCTAATGGTAGTCCTAAAAATACCTTTCACGTCAAGTAATGAGACAGCCTGCAAAGAGCTGACCATGGGACTACTGTAGCTAAAGCGAGTACGCTCTGCTAGAACTATTCATACTGGAAAAAAAGGTCGGTATCAGTTGGCAATGACGTTAGAGAGATAAGCCATAATGAGATCGGCCGCGCTGATTGGTCAGTCGCGCAGACAGCATACACTGAGACGACGCATCGGCAAGCGTATACGCCAGAAATTCTGCTTGAGCACCGCGGCAGCGGAGAGAAAAAATACATGTATAATCGATCAAGAGCGATCTAGGGTGGGGAAGAGCTCAGAGCTAGGGCCGGCAAAGGACCTTGCTATACGTGGGCGTTTAAAGACAAGCATCGCAAACGCGTTGCTAAACACGAGGAAGTAGCTCCAGTTTTTCGCGCGACGCTATTTTCGGTGGCAGTCATCGCGTACCGAGCTGATCAGAAATGTCGGGCCTTTAGAATTAGTTCCTGACACCCATCCGGCTTTCAGAAACGACCGGTCGCTTTCCGACACGGAAATACGTAGTACGTGGGAAAAGTGGCAACACCAACTCTGGGCTTCCGCTGCCTTCTTTTCCGTTCGGGCCCTGTTATCACAACAAAGCGGTCTACGAGGAACAACACAGAGagtagcaacaacttgatttggactagaaggtttttatttttcggATCGAATTGCACTGCGTTGAAATTCTTCGCAATTTTCCAGTTGGCGGTGTAGCGCTCGTCttgttgtgtgtgttttcgattgttgtcttcgtcttcttcgcgctgcttcatGTTTCGACACAGAGAGCTCGCAGGAGTGATCATTAGGCATGAGAACACACCCGAAATAGGAAAATTTCAAATTTATTTAGATTTGCTCATGCGCGAGTTGTATAAGCATAAAGGCCGAATATCACTTGACCTTCCTTCCACTTCAACTTAAGGTCCCTGCATACTTGATGAGGAATGTTCTCCGTACATGAAGTAGGACAAGTAGAAAATTACGCTTTCTGTCCGAGTGTGTAGCCCCTATCATCTATAAAATGTACAACAGGAAGGCTTTGCACTGTTGAGTGTATTTTTATAGCCCACCGTAGCCACCATTTTTGTGCGACAGCCTACATTTCTCGCTTCTGACCACGCTCTTCTAATAGGACAAGTCATCCTTACTTTTTCGCATGGCTTTTATTTTTCTCGTGAAGTCCCTACTCATCAGAGGTCTCGCCTTCGCCCAAAGTGTGTCAACGTACACTATGCGCCGAAGCGAGCGCAGCCCTTTTGGCAGTGTGTGCACTATTGCCCATCCCTGCGGACGTCTTTCATATGCGACGTAAAAAGTGCAAATACCAGTGGCTTTCCCGTTCAACGGATGCTGCCCACGAGAAAAGCTGTCGCGTAGCTGGCACAAGGCTGGCAGAAGCCACAAAGGTGCACCGCAATGCGTAGTCCCCCGCTTTACACAGCAGTCACCAGCGGCACTTAACGGCTTGATAACTGTGGGGACAACGCCTCCCCTTGAATAAAAGCGAACCGTACTGATCTGAAAGTGCGAaatttgatcctgtgaccttgCTGTAAAAAACGGTAATGTATATTTCGTATTTCCACCGGAAAACAAAGATTTTTGTAATCAGTAAGACAATAATGcacaaaagaatgaaagaactGAAAACATGCTAACTTCGTTTACGAAAGAGTCAGCACAAGCTAGGCTGCAGAGCCCATCCTCTGGTAATCATGGTAACTTCAAGGTTCCAGTGGATCACAGGCAGCGACCGGTCACCAGCAGCAAGAGTTTAATAGGATAGCATCCGTTGtaaatttcatttatttttgtctatGTACATATACACAAAAGTTCGCCTGGGCATGAATCGCGCCCAGCATGATTGTTAGCCACAGCTCTGGCATATGATGTAGCAGGAGCATGCATAGGTTCGCTCATGGCACAATTATTTCACGTCCTTGTGTGACGTTTTATGTCGTCTTGGCCAAGCAGCCAGGATAGCACGCACAAGCACAGAGTACAACATTCGTTAAAATATATT
This Dermacentor albipictus isolate Rhodes 1998 colony chromosome 1, USDA_Dalb.pri_finalv2, whole genome shotgun sequence DNA region includes the following protein-coding sequences:
- the LOC135903550 gene encoding cuticle protein 16.8-like, which codes for MVFQVLLIAAAATTAFAGYARPAAAPAVAAPVLAAAPAPVLVQPAHPYSFGYDSKDEFGTHQYRNEVSDSANQKRGNYGYKDAGGVFRQVDYVADGAGFRANVYTNEPGTAPSAPAAAAYTAPAAAPVAAAPVARPPPPAAPVVAAASYRPVVRPAPVAFPAPPPAPLVYGPAPVAKAVPAPYPAVFHAPAPYWAHPAPAAAPVVHSVAPVVPAAPAVPAPAPVLPAPVHYGPPAPLHYAAPAPLHYGVRPPVALTAPGPAPLGVAHAHYVHYY